One stretch of Hevea brasiliensis isolate MT/VB/25A 57/8 chromosome 12, ASM3005281v1, whole genome shotgun sequence DNA includes these proteins:
- the LOC110641623 gene encoding biogenesis of lysosome-related organelles complex 1 subunit 1, translating to MYSPQLPLARTRVASPWETEKPQPEPGGLEASLLQLLHDHHHKSLRLRELTEKAKKDAIKKAVRVSDLLMDAVNGGVQESFINEKRIELEIRALAATISRFMRQTDQWLTATHAINTAIKEIGDFENWMKTMEFDCKSINAAIRNIHQ from the exons ATGTATTCACCACAGCTTCCGTTGGCGCGTACGCGCGTGGCTTCGCCATGGGAGACAGAGAAGCCGCAGCCAGAGCCAGGAGGCCTTGAAGCTTCTCTCCTCCAACTTCTGCACGATCACCACCACAAGTCTCTCCGTCTCCGCGAACTTACCG AGAAAGCGAAGAAAGATGCAATTAAGAAGGCCGTGAGGGTATCAGATCTATTGATGGACGCAGTGAATGGGGGAGTTCAAGAATCTTTCATCAACGAGAAACGAATTGAACTCGAGATTCGAGCTTTAGCTGCAACGATTTCCAGATTCATGAGACAAACTGATCAGTGGCTTACTGCCACTCATGCCATTAACACTGCAATTAAG GAAATTGGAGACTTTGAGAACTGGATGAAGACCATGGAATTTGATTGTAAAAGCATAAATGCAGCAATTCGCAACATTCATCAATAA
- the LOC110641624 gene encoding cationic peroxidase 1-like has protein sequence MAFSSQIYGLYFFMLLFGLSYAQLSSNYYATTCPKALYTIKTAVLNAVAKEHRMGASLLRMHFHDCFVNGCDASVLLDDVSPSFTGEKTASPNANSLRGFEVIDSIKSQVESICPGVVSCADILAVAARDSVASLGGPSWQVELGRRDSTTASYSAANTDLPSPLMDLSDLISSFSNRGFTAKEMVALAGAHTTGQARCLMFRSRVYNETNIDSTLATSLKSSCPSTGNDTNLSPLDATSPVIFDNAYFTNLVNNKGLLHSDQQLFSGGSTDSQVKTYSTNPVTFYTDFANAMLKMGKLSPLTGTDGQIRTNCRKVN, from the exons ATGGCATTTTCCTCGCAAATATATGGATTGTATTTCTTTATGCTTTTGTTTGGTTTATCCTATGCACAATTATCTTCCAATTACTATGCTACAACATGCCCAAAAGCTCTTTATACCATCAAAACTGCTGTGCTTAATGCTGTTGCGAAGGAGCATCGCATGGGAGCATCTTTGCTTCGTATGCATTTCCATGACTGCTTTGTTAAt GGATGTGATGCGTCTGTTTTATTAGATGATGTCTCCCCAAGTTTCACTGGAGAGAAGACCGCAAGCCCAAACGCAAATTCCCTAAGAGGTTTCGAAGTGATCGATTCAATTAAATCTCAAGTGGAGTCCATTTGCCCTGGCGTTGTTTCTTGTGCTGATATCCTTGCTGTTGCAGCTCGTGATTCAGTTGCTTCA TTGGGTGGCCCTTCATGGCAAGTTGAGCTGGGCAGAAGAGACTCCACGACTGCAAGTTATAGTGCTGCAAACACTGATCTTCCATCCCCACTAATGGATCTCAGTGATCTTATATCTTCCTTCTCAAATAGAGGCTTCACTGCTAAAGAAATGGTTGCTCTTGCAG GAGCTCACACAACAGGCCAAGCCAGATGCTTGATGTTTCGAAGCCGAGTCTACAATGAGACCAATATAGATTCAACACTGGCAACATCATTAAAATCAAGCTGTCCAAGCACAGGCAACGACACCAATCTCTCTCCACTAGATGCCACTAGCCCTGTGATATTTGATAATGCCTATTTCACCAATTTGGTTAACAACAAAGGCCTTCTGCACTCAGATCAGCAGCTTTTTAGCGGTGGCTCCACCGATTCGCAGGTAAAAACCTACAGCACCAATCCTGTTACTTTCTACACAGATTTTGCTAATGCCATGCTCAAGATGGGGAAACTCAGCCCGCTTACAGGAACTGATGGACAGATTCGCACCAACTGCCGGAAAGTTAACTGA